A region of Beijerinckia sp. 28-YEA-48 DNA encodes the following proteins:
- a CDS encoding nucleotidyltransferase family protein, translating into MQSSQMPHTAMVFAAGLGTRMRPITDKLPKPLVEVRGKPLIDHMLDRFAEAGVEKAVVNVHYMADDIERHLKGRTAPQIVISDERAKLLDQGGGIVKALPELGTEPFFISNTDSLWVEGAKSNIDKLAEHWDPEKMDVLLLVAATASSIGVDWAGDFHMLPDGRLVRRDEREVSAFAYAGLGIMKPELFAGETRDVFRLAPIFFAAAEAGRLYGARLEGMWLHVGTPEAIGEAEQAIARSAL; encoded by the coding sequence ATGCAATCATCCCAGATGCCGCATACCGCCATGGTCTTCGCCGCCGGCCTCGGCACGCGTATGCGCCCGATCACCGATAAACTTCCCAAGCCTTTGGTCGAGGTGCGCGGCAAGCCGCTGATCGATCATATGCTCGACCGCTTCGCCGAAGCCGGCGTCGAGAAGGCGGTGGTCAATGTGCACTACATGGCCGACGACATCGAACGCCATCTGAAGGGCCGCACCGCGCCGCAGATCGTGATTTCCGATGAACGCGCCAAGCTGCTCGATCAGGGCGGCGGCATCGTCAAAGCGCTGCCGGAACTCGGCACCGAACCGTTCTTCATCAGCAACACCGATTCGCTGTGGGTGGAAGGCGCCAAGTCCAATATCGACAAACTCGCGGAACATTGGGATCCCGAGAAGATGGACGTGCTGCTGCTGGTCGCGGCCACCGCGTCGAGCATCGGTGTCGATTGGGCCGGCGATTTCCACATGCTGCCCGATGGCCGTCTGGTCCGTCGCGACGAGCGTGAGGTCTCGGCTTTTGCCTATGCCGGCCTTGGCATCATGAAGCCGGAGCTGTTTGCTGGCGAGACGCGCGACGTCTTCCGTCTGGCGCCGATCTTCTTTGCCGCCGCCGAAGCCGGCCGGCTTTACGGTGCGCGTCTTGAAGGCATGTGGCTGCACGTGGGCACACCCGAAGCGATTGGCGAGGCCGAACAGGCGATCGCGAGGTCGGCATTGTGA
- the addB gene encoding double-strand break repair protein AddB: MSGEAASHRRRLFTIPASAPFLATFAQALLDGAIIPGFPDRGDPLALSAATIYVPTRRAARALTAELTRLVTEPAIFLPRILPLGALDDFETGQIFDADGDSYDPDQPEAIGELDRRLALTRLIEAWSARITHAVVTMDAVGEPQMDADEPFVVAATPSHAFALACELAGVIDEFRIEGVALDDLAKLVPDDFDRYWKITLDFLKIAFDYWPSYLDEQGLLDRVERQARQIKQRVDAFKHGSKGPQIVLGSTGTNQATADLIGAISQLAKGAVILPGLDLAMDETAWTEVDEGVAEGHPQAALKRLLETLECSRADVIALTPGVASLAPRERFLGEALLPAQVTGTWHAWRDRVEPAAIATMLNGVALIEASDDGEEARAIAVGLRQVLETPGRTAALITPDRIIAQRVRAELARWNIEVDDSGGDPLAAMPHGVLARLLLDCAQANPLSSDWIALLSHPLLRLSFAAQDMARIARHAEIALLRGRSFHIADIETVLNQARMAATDRHAHPALKALTDVDWQNIETMLRRLAEAVRPLAMAATGDLAGWAHAHRQAFEALRAGDAALYPGDDGETLQQLFETMQASVAAGLSFSHTDYSGVFERLAQEATVRGPRRAHPRLKILGLLEARLIPADTVFVAGLDEGVWPPQARTDAFLNRPMRKELGLSSPERRIGQTAHDFTMALGAQEVWLSRAFKRGGSPTIASRFLQRMEALAGPEAWAACRSRGEQFLHYAQALDRAPDKSQPVAQPEPKPPIDLRPTSLSVTRIETLRRDPYSIYAERILKLQPLDEAGEEDGARLTGTLTHNVLAQFQKANPGSTLPPDALERLMTIAKAEFEPLLGDASFVAFSWPRIEAQLRAFLAWDLDERAEVTRLLVEERGRLAIPLADGSMFNLTAEADRIEGRGMDFRIIDFKTGVLPSHRLIEAGFSVQVTLEAAMLQRGGFVEAPAGSQVSGAAYVKFQGAKANEIREVGSDRKGKPLPELIGEHHANLVVMLGDFRKPSTGYRSRPFPQYRLRFGTYDHLARVREWSFGSGPEEIGS; the protein is encoded by the coding sequence GTGAGCGGTGAGGCCGCCTCGCATCGCAGACGGCTCTTCACCATCCCCGCCAGCGCGCCGTTCCTTGCCACCTTCGCGCAAGCCCTGCTCGACGGCGCCATCATTCCAGGCTTTCCCGACCGGGGCGACCCGCTCGCGCTGAGTGCCGCGACCATCTATGTGCCGACGCGCCGCGCCGCCAGAGCGCTGACCGCGGAATTGACGCGGCTCGTCACGGAGCCCGCCATCTTCCTGCCGCGCATTCTGCCGCTCGGCGCGCTCGATGATTTCGAAACCGGCCAGATCTTCGATGCTGATGGCGACAGCTATGATCCCGATCAACCCGAGGCCATCGGCGAGCTTGATCGTCGTCTCGCGCTCACCCGCCTGATCGAAGCCTGGAGCGCCCGCATCACCCATGCGGTCGTCACCATGGATGCGGTTGGTGAACCGCAGATGGATGCTGACGAGCCCTTCGTCGTCGCGGCGACGCCGAGCCATGCCTTCGCGCTGGCGTGTGAACTGGCTGGCGTGATCGACGAGTTTCGCATCGAAGGCGTCGCCCTCGATGATCTGGCCAAACTCGTTCCCGATGATTTTGACAGATATTGGAAGATCACTCTCGATTTTCTGAAGATCGCTTTCGACTACTGGCCGTCCTATCTCGACGAACAAGGCTTGCTCGACCGGGTCGAGCGGCAGGCGCGGCAGATCAAACAGCGCGTTGATGCGTTCAAACACGGCTCCAAGGGGCCGCAGATCGTTTTAGGTTCGACCGGCACCAATCAAGCGACGGCGGACCTGATCGGCGCCATTTCGCAGCTGGCCAAAGGCGCCGTTATTTTGCCGGGCCTTGATCTTGCTATGGACGAAACGGCCTGGACGGAAGTCGACGAAGGCGTCGCCGAGGGACATCCGCAAGCGGCGCTAAAACGCCTGTTGGAAACGCTTGAATGCAGCCGCGCCGATGTCATTGCCCTGACACCGGGTGTGGCATCGCTCGCGCCGCGCGAACGTTTTCTTGGCGAAGCGCTGTTGCCGGCGCAGGTGACGGGCACATGGCACGCGTGGCGCGACCGGGTTGAGCCGGCGGCCATCGCCACCATGCTGAATGGTGTTGCGCTAATCGAAGCCTCCGATGATGGCGAGGAAGCACGCGCGATCGCGGTGGGGTTGCGGCAGGTGCTGGAAACCCCGGGCCGGACCGCCGCGCTGATCACGCCGGATCGTATCATCGCCCAACGCGTGCGCGCCGAATTGGCGCGCTGGAATATCGAGGTGGACGACTCGGGTGGTGATCCGCTTGCGGCCATGCCGCATGGTGTGTTGGCGCGGCTGTTGCTCGACTGCGCTCAGGCCAATCCGCTGTCGAGCGACTGGATTGCGCTGCTCAGCCATCCGTTGCTGCGGCTCTCGTTTGCAGCCCAGGATATGGCGCGCATCGCCCGCCATGCCGAGATCGCTTTGCTGCGCGGCCGCAGTTTCCATATTGCCGACATTGAGACGGTGTTGAACCAAGCGCGCATGGCCGCGACCGATCGGCATGCCCATCCGGCCCTGAAGGCGCTGACAGACGTCGACTGGCAGAACATCGAGACCATGCTGCGCCGGCTGGCTGAAGCCGTTCGTCCCCTTGCCATGGCCGCCACGGGTGATCTGGCCGGCTGGGCCCATGCGCATCGCCAGGCCTTTGAAGCGCTTCGCGCCGGCGATGCCGCGCTCTACCCCGGTGATGACGGCGAGACGTTGCAGCAGCTGTTTGAAACCATGCAGGCCTCGGTGGCAGCAGGGCTCTCGTTCTCGCATACGGACTATTCCGGCGTGTTCGAGCGGTTGGCGCAGGAAGCCACCGTGCGTGGCCCCCGTCGCGCGCATCCGCGCCTCAAAATTCTCGGCCTGCTCGAAGCCCGTTTGATTCCCGCCGATACGGTTTTTGTCGCCGGCCTCGACGAGGGCGTGTGGCCGCCACAAGCGCGCACCGATGCGTTTCTCAACCGTCCCATGCGTAAAGAACTTGGCTTGAGTTCGCCGGAACGGCGCATCGGCCAGACGGCGCATGACTTCACCATGGCGCTTGGCGCGCAGGAAGTGTGGTTGTCGCGCGCTTTCAAACGCGGCGGTTCGCCCACCATTGCCTCGCGCTTCCTGCAACGCATGGAAGCGCTCGCGGGGCCGGAGGCCTGGGCGGCTTGTCGCAGCCGTGGCGAACAGTTTCTGCACTATGCCCAGGCGCTCGATCGGGCGCCGGACAAATCGCAGCCGGTAGCCCAGCCCGAGCCCAAGCCGCCGATCGACCTGCGTCCGACATCGCTCAGCGTCACCCGCATCGAAACCCTGCGGCGCGATCCCTATTCCATCTATGCCGAGCGCATCTTGAAATTGCAGCCGCTCGATGAGGCGGGCGAGGAAGATGGGGCGCGGCTGACGGGCACGCTCACCCACAATGTGCTGGCGCAATTTCAGAAGGCCAATCCCGGCTCGACATTGCCGCCCGATGCGCTTGAGCGGCTGATGACGATTGCCAAAGCGGAATTCGAGCCGTTGCTCGGCGATGCCAGTTTCGTCGCCTTTTCCTGGCCACGGATCGAAGCGCAGTTGCGCGCCTTCCTGGCTTGGGATCTGGATGAACGCGCCGAGGTGACGCGACTTTTGGTCGAGGAGCGCGGCCGGCTTGCCATCCCGCTGGCCGATGGTTCGATGTTCAATCTGACGGCGGAGGCCGACCGCATCGAAGGGCGCGGCATGGATTTCCGCATCATCGATTTCAAGACCGGGGTCTTGCCGAGCCACAGATTGATTGAAGCCGGTTTCTCCGTGCAGGTGACCTTGGAAGCAGCGATGCTCCAACGCGGCGGCTTTGTCGAAGCCCCCGCTGGATCGCAGGTCAGTGGCGCGGCTTACGTCAAATTTCAGGGCGCCAAGGCCAATGAGATTCGCGAGGTCGGTTCGGACAGAAAGGGCAAGCCGCTGCCCGAGCTGATCGGCGAACATCATGCCAATCTGGTGGTGATGCTGGGCGATTTCCGCAAGCCATCGACCGGTTATCGCTCGCGTCCCTTCCCGCAATATCGGCTGCGTTTCGGCACCTATGATCATCTGGCGCGGGTGCGCGAATGGTCGTTTGGCAGCGGGCCCGAGGAGATCGGCTCATGA
- the tsaE gene encoding tRNA (adenosine(37)-N6)-threonylcarbamoyltransferase complex ATPase subunit type 1 TsaE has product MAEAIEPVVWHVDLAGESETVGLARDIAELVGANDVLTLSGDLGAGKSTFARALIRQLIDDAGAEVPSPTFTLMQIYDGPVFPIVHADLYRIKSSDELVELGWEEASDGALVVVEWPDRIGTAVTPDRLDVAFYVDATRSLDFRRAIVTGHGAMAERLQRANAIRNLLQVADWADAQRSFMQGDASTRAYERLVKPDGSRAVLMISPPRPDGPPVRFGKPYSAIARLAEDIVPFIAMAKALSEQGLSAPQIYASDMENGLAIIEDLGTEPLFGVDGPDAERYAEAVRALAHLHRGELPREVPADDSRMHRIPPYDLDAMLIEVELLTEWYAAHVAKVNLASGARAMFVNLWKGTLREIVTSPTTWMLRDYHSPNLLWLEGRSGIEKVGIIDFQDCVIGPAAYDVASLLQDARITVPDDLELKLLGQYARARKEADTAFDMSSFVRAYAIMGAQRATKILGIFARLDRRDGKSQYLAHIPRIEHYLSKGLKHPALADLKSWYKTHLPHIVGE; this is encoded by the coding sequence ATGGCCGAGGCGATTGAACCGGTTGTCTGGCACGTCGATCTGGCTGGCGAGAGCGAAACCGTCGGGCTCGCCAGGGATATCGCTGAGCTTGTCGGCGCCAATGATGTGCTGACGCTTTCAGGCGATCTGGGCGCAGGCAAAAGCACCTTTGCGCGCGCCCTCATTCGACAGCTCATTGACGATGCCGGCGCCGAAGTGCCGAGCCCGACGTTCACGCTGATGCAAATCTATGATGGGCCGGTTTTCCCCATCGTTCATGCCGATCTCTATCGCATTAAATCTTCGGACGAACTCGTCGAGCTCGGCTGGGAAGAAGCCTCCGACGGCGCTCTCGTCGTCGTCGAATGGCCCGACCGCATCGGCACGGCGGTGACGCCGGACCGGCTCGATGTGGCTTTCTATGTCGACGCGACACGCTCTCTCGACTTTCGCCGCGCCATCGTCACCGGTCATGGTGCCATGGCCGAGCGGCTGCAGCGCGCCAATGCCATTCGCAACCTCTTGCAGGTGGCCGACTGGGCCGATGCGCAGCGCAGCTTCATGCAAGGCGATGCCTCGACGCGGGCTTATGAACGCCTCGTCAAGCCCGATGGCAGTCGCGCTGTTTTGATGATCTCACCGCCGCGTCCCGATGGGCCGCCGGTGCGCTTTGGCAAGCCCTACAGCGCCATTGCCCGGCTGGCCGAGGATATCGTGCCGTTCATCGCCATGGCCAAGGCCTTAAGCGAGCAGGGCCTGTCGGCGCCCCAGATCTATGCCAGCGATATGGAAAACGGCCTCGCCATCATCGAGGATCTCGGTACGGAGCCGTTGTTTGGTGTCGATGGGCCGGATGCGGAACGCTACGCCGAGGCAGTGCGTGCGCTCGCCCATCTGCATCGCGGCGAGCTGCCGCGCGAAGTGCCCGCCGACGACAGCCGCATGCACCGCATTCCGCCCTATGATCTCGATGCCATGCTGATCGAGGTGGAACTGCTGACGGAATGGTATGCCGCGCATGTGGCGAAGGTGAATCTCGCCTCCGGCGCACGGGCGATGTTCGTCAATTTGTGGAAGGGCACCCTTCGTGAAATTGTCACATCTCCGACAACTTGGATGTTGCGCGATTATCATTCCCCCAATCTGCTCTGGCTCGAGGGTCGCTCCGGCATCGAGAAGGTGGGGATTATCGACTTCCAGGACTGCGTGATCGGGCCGGCGGCCTATGATGTCGCATCATTGTTGCAAGATGCGCGCATTACCGTTCCCGATGACCTTGAGCTGAAACTGCTCGGCCAATATGCACGGGCGCGTAAAGAGGCGGATACCGCCTTCGACATGTCGTCCTTCGTGCGCGCCTATGCCATCATGGGGGCGCAGCGCGCCACCAAGATTCTGGGCATTTTCGCACGTCTCGATAGGCGCGACGGAAAATCGCAGTATCTCGCTCATATTCCGCGTATCGAGCACTATCTATCCAAAGGCCTGAAGCATCCGGCTCTTGCCGACCTGAAAAGCTGGTATAAAACTCACCTGCCGCACATTGTCGGCGAGTGA
- a CDS encoding PAS domain-containing sensor histidine kinase: MDPRHGFGRAIVRAPARLRAHLRASVSPIGLLGGAAPLLLGTQAAVAQTAGFAGDMFNETQGVIGFSAFVALVIFSASTAILHLTGRRAWTQRESRLVADLTSSRAALDRANVFLSAESQIVVAWGRSNGEPDIEGDLSIVMDVPVPRRVLGFGSWLPPEAARNIEGCVERLRARGESFRLSTASLSGRQLEIEGRAVGGRAVMRIRDVSGDRLELARLRERHVQAMMELDSLHVMLDALPSPVWMRDKQGQISWTNVAYARAVDVADAREAITRNVELLDTEAREAARQLRGTGSIWRSRVPAVVAGQRHVLDVTDVPTRGGSAGFAADRTEIEAMRADLSRQMEANARTLDQLATAVAVFDRAKRLVFYNSAYRQLWGLDPGWLDQQPTDSEILDRLRAERKLPEQADFRSWKAALLSTYQSTETVQQIWYLPRERNLRVVVNPNAQGGVTYLFDDVTERDQLESQFNSLIGVQAETLDALKEGVAVFGSDGRLKLSNQAFADLWQYGRAELHVSPPNAAGTSPRSLHIDDIIGHCRALCPDESLWNTLRSAVAGLHDARTRSEYRVQRQDGRVLDCAAAPLPDGATLITFLDVTASIKVARALTERNEALVATQELRDNFVHHVSYELRSPLNSLSGFVELLGDGRIGPLNAKQSEYLGYIQKSSAALIAITDNILDLATIDANTLELTVSEVDIAKTIKAASEGVQDRLAEESIKLNIVAFDDIGNFQADEARVRQVLYNLLSNAIGFSSPGQSVTLAAFRRSDEIVFKVSDEGRGMPPEVLDRIFNRLENNNIGTRHRGAGLGLSIVRSFVELHGGRVQIESAPGEGTIVTCFFPARHSSSRVAKAS; encoded by the coding sequence ATGGATCCGCGGCACGGCTTTGGACGCGCTATCGTAAGAGCGCCTGCGCGCCTGCGCGCGCATTTGCGCGCCAGCGTCAGCCCTATAGGGCTGCTGGGCGGCGCTGCGCCTTTGCTGCTGGGAACCCAGGCGGCGGTTGCCCAAACGGCTGGCTTTGCCGGCGACATGTTCAACGAGACTCAGGGTGTCATCGGCTTTTCCGCCTTCGTCGCGCTCGTCATTTTTTCGGCCAGCACCGCCATTCTGCATTTGACGGGCCGGCGCGCCTGGACGCAGCGCGAGAGCCGGCTGGTTGCCGACCTGACTTCTTCCCGGGCCGCGCTCGACCGCGCCAATGTCTTCCTGTCGGCTGAATCGCAGATCGTCGTCGCCTGGGGCAGGTCGAACGGGGAGCCCGACATCGAGGGCGATCTCTCTATCGTTATGGACGTGCCGGTGCCGCGCCGGGTGCTGGGCTTTGGCTCCTGGCTGCCGCCGGAAGCCGCCCGCAACATCGAGGGCTGCGTCGAGCGGCTGCGCGCGCGGGGCGAAAGCTTCCGTCTGTCGACGGCAAGCCTCAGTGGTCGTCAGCTTGAAATCGAAGGCCGTGCCGTCGGCGGCCGCGCCGTCATGCGCATCCGCGATGTTTCCGGTGACCGGCTCGAACTGGCGCGGCTGCGCGAGCGCCACGTCCAGGCGATGATGGAACTCGATTCCCTCCATGTCATGCTCGACGCGCTGCCGAGCCCGGTCTGGATGCGCGACAAACAAGGCCAGATTTCCTGGACCAATGTCGCCTATGCCCGTGCGGTCGATGTCGCCGATGCGCGTGAGGCGATCACGCGCAATGTGGAACTGCTCGACACCGAGGCCCGGGAAGCGGCCCGGCAGCTGCGCGGCACGGGCAGCATCTGGCGCTCGCGGGTGCCGGCGGTTGTCGCCGGGCAACGTCACGTGCTCGATGTCACCGATGTGCCGACGCGTGGCGGCTCGGCCGGCTTTGCCGCCGACCGCACCGAGATCGAGGCCATGCGCGCCGATCTCAGCCGCCAGATGGAAGCCAATGCGCGCACGTTGGACCAACTGGCGACGGCCGTCGCAGTGTTTGATCGCGCCAAGCGTCTCGTGTTCTACAACTCGGCCTATCGCCAATTGTGGGGTCTTGACCCCGGCTGGCTCGATCAGCAGCCGACCGATTCCGAAATTCTCGATCGTCTGCGCGCCGAGCGCAAATTGCCGGAACAGGCCGACTTCCGCAGTTGGAAGGCGGCGCTGCTCTCCACCTATCAGTCAACCGAGACGGTGCAGCAGATCTGGTATCTGCCGCGCGAGCGCAATCTGCGCGTCGTCGTCAACCCGAACGCCCAAGGCGGCGTCACCTATCTGTTCGACGATGTCACCGAGCGCGATCAGCTCGAGTCGCAATTTAATTCGCTCATCGGTGTGCAGGCGGAAACGCTTGACGCGCTGAAAGAGGGCGTGGCGGTGTTCGGCAGCGATGGCCGCCTGAAACTTTCCAACCAGGCCTTTGCCGACCTGTGGCAATACGGCCGCGCCGAACTGCATGTTTCGCCGCCGAATGCCGCTGGAACGTCACCGCGTTCGCTGCATATCGACGACATCATCGGCCATTGCCGTGCGCTCTGCCCGGATGAAAGCCTGTGGAACACATTACGGTCCGCTGTCGCCGGCCTGCATGATGCGCGCACCCGTTCCGAATATCGCGTGCAACGCCAGGATGGTCGCGTGCTGGATTGCGCCGCGGCACCTTTGCCGGATGGCGCCACGCTCATCACCTTCCTTGACGTCACCGCGAGCATCAAGGTGGCGCGCGCTTTGACCGAGCGCAACGAGGCGCTGGTCGCCACGCAGGAACTGCGTGACAATTTCGTCCATCATGTCTCTTACGAGCTGCGTTCGCCCCTCAACAGCCTGAGCGGCTTCGTCGAGCTTCTGGGCGATGGCCGCATCGGTCCTCTCAATGCCAAGCAGAGCGAATATCTGGGCTATATCCAGAAATCCTCTGCTGCCTTGATCGCGATCACCGACAATATTCTCGACCTTGCCACCATCGACGCCAACACGCTGGAACTGACGGTCAGCGAGGTCGATATCGCCAAGACCATCAAGGCTGCTTCCGAAGGCGTGCAGGATCGTCTGGCCGAGGAATCGATCAAGCTCAACATCGTCGCTTTCGACGATATCGGCAATTTCCAAGCCGACGAGGCGCGCGTGCGCCAGGTCCTCTACAATCTTCTGTCCAATGCCATCGGCTTCTCCTCGCCGGGTCAGTCGGTGACTTTGGCCGCCTTCCGGCGCAGCGACGAGATTGTCTTCAAAGTATCCGATGAAGGACGCGGCATGCCGCCGGAGGTTCTGGATCGGATCTTCAACCGGCTCGAAAACAACAACATCGGCACGCGCCATCGCGGCGCCGGTCTTGGCCTGTCGATCGTGCGCTCCTTCGTCGAATTGCACGGCGGCCGTGTTCAGATTGAATCGGCTCCGGGCGAGGGTACCATCGTGACCTGTTTCTTCCCTGCGCGGCATAGCAGCAGCCGCGTCGCAAAGGCATCGTAA